A genomic window from Companilactobacillus alimentarius DSM 20249 includes:
- a CDS encoding ABC transporter ATP-binding protein codes for MSLLEVKDVVKQYGSGHTLVEALHETNFTLNKGEFSAIIGPSGSGKTTLLTILGLLQTPTSGEIWIDGSNVTELNSKEKTDLRFNKFGFILQASNLIPFLTVREQFKLVDKFTHKSKKKMSPDELLEMLDLQEVANNYPSNLSGGERQRAAIARSLYNNPDIILADEPTASLDTKRAEQVVELLAKIAHKSDQGVIMITHDTRLLKATDRVFVMRDGTLEEDK; via the coding sequence ATGAGTTTATTAGAAGTAAAAGATGTTGTGAAGCAATATGGATCTGGTCACACTTTAGTTGAAGCGTTACACGAGACTAATTTCACTTTAAATAAGGGTGAATTTTCGGCCATTATCGGACCTTCTGGATCGGGTAAAACGACTCTGTTAACTATTTTAGGGTTGTTACAGACACCAACTTCCGGAGAGATTTGGATTGATGGCAGTAACGTGACAGAATTGAATTCCAAAGAGAAAACTGATTTAAGATTTAATAAATTTGGCTTCATTCTTCAAGCGTCTAATTTGATTCCCTTTTTGACGGTTCGAGAACAATTCAAGCTTGTTGACAAGTTTACTCATAAGTCAAAGAAGAAAATGAGTCCAGATGAATTGTTAGAAATGCTGGATTTACAAGAAGTTGCTAATAATTATCCTAGTAACTTGTCTGGTGGTGAAAGGCAACGGGCTGCCATTGCTAGGTCGTTATATAATAACCCAGACATTATTTTGGCGGATGAACCGACTGCCAGTTTGGATACGAAACGTGCTGAGCAAGTGGTGGAATTGCTAGCTAAAATTGCCCATAAATCAGATCAGGGCGTTATCATGATTACACATGACACGAGACTTTTAAAAGCCACTGACCGAGTCTTCGTAATGCGTGATGGCACTTTAGAAGAAGATAAATAA
- a CDS encoding M57 family metalloprotease — translation MKRKSWIWLLILTSIVLIVTKNPKVIPNLHSQIKETTVKVQPFLYSLKASLDNKLSGKTKSSNQKQVSKTATPIEDPLKNVTISNTYYFHFKKNVPQSVRNSFTKAVNTYNDTGVVRLIPGEKQPNKNSITFFIYHKKIQDITSNTVELGNGGPSSLVINHYAINSGQAGLNLTYPNLAVKDSVAVHELGHALGLAHSSDRHSVMYPVDQGESSLSRGDIEGLKSIYQN, via the coding sequence GTGAAACGCAAATCATGGATATGGCTGCTAATCTTAACCTCAATCGTACTTATTGTTACTAAGAATCCGAAAGTTATCCCTAACTTACATAGCCAAATAAAGGAGACTACTGTTAAGGTTCAACCATTTTTATACTCACTGAAAGCATCACTCGATAATAAATTAAGTGGTAAAACTAAAAGCAGCAATCAAAAACAGGTCAGTAAAACTGCTACTCCTATCGAAGATCCACTGAAAAACGTTACGATTTCTAATACCTACTATTTCCACTTCAAAAAAAATGTTCCTCAATCAGTTAGAAATTCATTCACCAAAGCAGTTAATACCTATAACGACACAGGTGTCGTCCGTTTGATACCGGGAGAAAAGCAACCAAATAAGAATAGTATTACTTTCTTTATCTATCATAAAAAAATTCAAGATATTACTTCGAATACTGTTGAATTGGGTAATGGTGGTCCATCCTCATTAGTCATCAACCACTATGCAATAAACAGTGGTCAAGCAGGACTCAATCTGACCTATCCTAATCTTGCCGTTAAGGACTCTGTGGCTGTTCATGAACTTGGTCATGCCTTGGGGCTAGCGCACAGCTCAGATAGACACTCCGTCATGTACCCCGTTGATCAAGGTGAATCTTCCCTATCCCGTGGCGACATTGAAGGCTTAAAATCAATTTATCAAAACTAA
- a CDS encoding LytTR family transcriptional regulator, translated as MSQDRTYMAIDLKSFYASVECIAHKLNPLKDNLVVADNSRTDKTICLAVSPALKKFGVPGRPRLFQVEQMVYKLNREKMIKAPHHRLTKYASIDRQHLLNSPTLKIGYKVVKPRMNFYMKKSAEIYGIYLRFIAAKNIHVYSIDEVLMDVTDYLNQHDISAHALAKTIIQQIQAETGITATAGIGTNLYLAKVAMDIVAKHIPGDRDGVRIAQMNEFQYRKLLWAHQPLTDFWRIGHGYSKRLEKLGLNTMGDIARCSLGTLSDKLNEEILYHEFGKNAELLIDHAWGHETTTLNDIKNYHSDNHGIYSSQVLTKPTSYADGLKIVRGMSDNLALDLVQKKLVTNRVGLIVNYDIKSLQLDNSFNGQLVTDYYGRKTPKPDHSHLKMESFTSSSNELRNIFRQLYESTTNDKLLLRRVTLTANNLIDEKDSQKQIAFKQTDLFSDTHQEIIQEHNSQTKRKRDRKIQETILELQKKFGSRNVVLKASDLVKGSTTIERNNQIGGHHA; from the coding sequence ATGTCACAAGACAGAACATATATGGCAATTGATTTGAAATCATTTTACGCCTCAGTCGAATGCATCGCCCACAAATTGAATCCACTCAAAGATAATTTAGTTGTTGCCGACAATTCACGGACTGATAAAACTATCTGTTTAGCCGTTTCTCCTGCACTGAAAAAGTTCGGTGTGCCCGGACGTCCCAGATTGTTTCAGGTGGAACAAATGGTCTACAAATTAAACCGCGAGAAGATGATTAAAGCTCCACATCATCGTTTAACAAAATATGCTTCAATTGATCGACAACATCTATTAAATTCTCCCACTCTAAAAATTGGTTACAAAGTTGTTAAACCTCGCATGAATTTCTACATGAAGAAAAGTGCAGAAATTTATGGAATCTATTTAAGGTTTATCGCCGCAAAAAATATTCACGTTTACTCAATTGATGAGGTCTTAATGGACGTTACCGACTATTTAAATCAACACGACATTTCCGCCCACGCTTTGGCTAAAACTATCATTCAACAAATTCAAGCGGAGACTGGTATTACCGCCACTGCCGGTATTGGAACCAATCTTTATCTAGCCAAAGTAGCGATGGATATCGTAGCCAAACACATTCCCGGTGACCGCGATGGCGTAAGAATTGCTCAAATGAACGAATTCCAGTATCGAAAATTACTCTGGGCCCATCAACCCTTAACTGATTTTTGGCGTATAGGTCATGGATATTCAAAACGTCTGGAAAAATTAGGTTTAAACACCATGGGAGATATTGCTCGATGTTCCTTAGGGACCTTATCTGATAAATTAAACGAAGAAATCCTCTATCATGAATTTGGCAAAAATGCTGAATTATTGATTGATCATGCCTGGGGACACGAAACAACGACTTTAAATGATATCAAAAATTACCATTCCGACAACCACGGCATCTATTCCAGTCAAGTTTTGACAAAACCTACTTCTTACGCTGACGGGTTAAAAATAGTTCGTGGCATGAGCGACAATCTGGCGCTCGACTTAGTTCAAAAGAAACTAGTTACCAATCGTGTCGGTTTAATCGTTAATTACGATATTAAAAGTCTCCAACTCGACAACAGTTTTAATGGACAACTAGTTACGGATTATTATGGTCGCAAAACGCCCAAGCCCGACCATTCCCACTTGAAAATGGAATCCTTCACCTCTTCATCGAATGAATTACGCAATATTTTTAGGCAATTGTATGAGAGTACCACTAACGATAAATTATTGCTTCGTAGAGTCACTTTAACAGCTAATAATTTAATTGATGAAAAAGATTCTCAGAAGCAAATTGCCTTTAAACAAACCGATTTATTTTCCGATACTCATCAAGAAATTATTCAAGAGCATAATTCACAGACTAAACGTAAGCGTGACCGCAAAATTCAAGAAACCATTTTAGAGCTACAGAAAAAATTTGGCAGTCGCAATGTTGTTTTAAAAGCGTCGGATTTAGTAAAGGGATCAACGACGATTGAACGAAATAATCAGATTGGGGGACACCACGCCTAA
- a CDS encoding MFS transporter: MSRNRKILVTFALVLSNMMAGLDATIINTALPAIISDLHGIQYMGWIVAIFLLGMAVSTPLWSKFGEKRGNKVAYITATIVFMIGALFQGLAPNIIWFITARSVMGIGAGGMNTIPFIIYSQIFKNIKRRSQVIGIASAGFSGTSIIGPLIGGWIVDTFSWHWVFYINLPLALLSILIIAFFFKIKETLNHAKVDYRGAILMVLGLSSILVGIQLLGVSSIFMTLLFIVIGAVLIFWMSRVESRVDDPIVPNRLFKNEKLVIDLILFALLWGSFVAFNIYIPMWAQGIMGLSALIGGMTQIPGAISNFIGSELEPLIQRKLSRYDIIGIGTVAFLISFLGLFLAKQTASYTFLLIMGVFEGFGVGIYFNALLIAVQFDVDTRDVPISTSFAYLVRILSQTFMSSIYGVILNIALMNGVKHSNGNITMAMMNKLSNAADAKYLPENLIPEMRRIFFQGIHSIMLTAMILIILVIVILLYLFRREHLAKVQLQNKA; the protein is encoded by the coding sequence ATGAGTAGAAATAGAAAAATTTTAGTTACTTTTGCATTAGTTTTATCGAATATGATGGCTGGTCTGGATGCGACAATTATTAATACTGCTTTGCCAGCAATTATTAGTGATTTGCATGGTATTCAATACATGGGCTGGATCGTAGCCATATTTTTGTTAGGGATGGCCGTTTCAACACCGTTATGGAGTAAATTTGGTGAAAAGCGTGGAAACAAAGTGGCCTATATTACGGCGACGATAGTCTTCATGATTGGAGCTTTGTTCCAAGGACTGGCTCCAAATATTATTTGGTTCATTACTGCTAGAAGTGTGATGGGAATTGGGGCTGGTGGAATGAACACTATTCCATTTATTATTTATTCCCAGATTTTCAAGAATATTAAGCGTCGGTCACAGGTTATTGGGATTGCCTCAGCTGGATTCAGTGGGACTTCCATTATTGGGCCACTGATTGGCGGCTGGATTGTTGATACGTTCAGTTGGCATTGGGTCTTCTACATTAACTTGCCTTTAGCGTTGCTGTCGATTCTAATTATTGCTTTCTTTTTCAAGATTAAAGAGACGCTCAATCATGCTAAGGTCGACTATCGTGGCGCCATATTGATGGTCTTAGGTTTGTCTTCAATCCTTGTAGGAATTCAGCTCTTAGGAGTTTCTTCTATTTTTATGACTCTATTGTTTATCGTTATTGGAGCGGTGTTGATCTTTTGGATGTCTCGAGTTGAAAGTAGAGTAGACGATCCAATTGTTCCTAATCGTTTGTTCAAAAATGAGAAGTTAGTAATTGATTTAATTTTATTTGCATTATTGTGGGGCTCATTTGTTGCTTTCAATATCTATATTCCTATGTGGGCTCAAGGTATCATGGGGTTGAGTGCTTTAATTGGAGGAATGACACAGATTCCAGGAGCCATTTCTAACTTTATTGGTTCTGAATTAGAGCCACTGATTCAAAGAAAATTGAGTCGTTATGACATTATTGGTATCGGAACAGTTGCCTTTTTGATTTCTTTCTTAGGGTTGTTCTTAGCCAAGCAAACCGCTAGCTATACCTTTCTTTTGATCATGGGAGTCTTCGAAGGGTTTGGTGTCGGTATTTACTTTAATGCGTTGTTGATTGCCGTGCAATTTGATGTCGATACTCGGGATGTTCCAATCTCGACGTCGTTTGCTTATTTAGTAAGAATCCTCAGTCAAACCTTTATGTCTTCTATTTATGGGGTTATTTTAAATATTGCTTTGATGAACGGTGTTAAACATAGTAACGGTAATATAACGATGGCTATGATGAATAAATTGAGTAATGCGGCTGATGCCAAGTATTTGCCTGAAAATCTTATTCCAGAAATGAGACGAATCTTCTTTCAGGGGATACACAGCATTATGTTGACAGCCATGATTTTAATTATTTTGGTTATTGTGATTTTACTTTACTTATTTAGAAGGGAACATCTTGCTAAGGTTCAATTACAAAATAAAGCTTAA
- a CDS encoding Firmicu-CTERM sorting domain-containing protein yields the protein MKNKLMIFLITACTFLTFSSHNVQAQGNNNNESGDLGISIDGKFDDWSDKDKHPMKIKGDNDNIKYVSLLTDSKNIYMYVSMNPKLSGGYTNFQPSGYTLSVGGKVFYVSFNNNQTVNLSLNESKSVPTNVYGADGSNKNLNDLTYVNRQSINQKLGDGSSVKGTSYRFEAKIPFKDLHNVSNTEGQNIKLENANLWTGSVQASGGSTGPILLASAGFVIALGSVILNLKKRRLS from the coding sequence ATGAAAAACAAATTAATGATCTTCCTTATAACCGCCTGTACCTTCTTAACATTTAGTTCTCATAACGTCCAAGCTCAAGGTAATAATAACAATGAATCTGGTGACCTAGGAATCAGCATTGATGGCAAATTCGATGACTGGTCCGACAAAGATAAGCACCCTATGAAAATAAAGGGCGACAATGACAACATCAAATACGTCTCCCTTTTAACTGATAGTAAAAATATTTACATGTATGTCTCGATGAATCCTAAATTATCTGGAGGCTATACTAATTTCCAACCTTCCGGATACACTTTATCCGTTGGTGGAAAGGTTTTTTACGTCAGTTTTAATAATAATCAAACTGTCAATTTGAGTTTAAATGAGAGTAAATCCGTCCCAACAAACGTCTATGGAGCTGATGGATCCAATAAGAATTTAAATGATCTCACTTATGTTAATCGCCAAAGTATCAATCAAAAATTGGGTGATGGGAGTTCAGTAAAGGGAACGAGTTATCGCTTTGAAGCTAAGATTCCCTTCAAAGATTTACACAATGTTTCTAACACTGAAGGACAAAATATTAAATTAGAAAATGCCAATTTATGGACTGGATCAGTTCAAGCCTCCGGCGGCAGTACTGGACCTATTCTTTTAGCAAGCGCTGGCTTCGTGATTGCACTTGGTAGCGTCATACTAAACCTAAAGAAACGGAGATTATCATGA
- a CDS encoding TIGR03766 family XrtG-associated glycosyltransferase, whose protein sequence is MQKLFTFNNQFIKWLFYLLFTMTFIFALTSSNLILGDNKVTKIGTTGFTTIILFIFALIGLVLYLSPKSRKFVHLIFIDKSKITSALCLVIAVITQICFILLVHSGIGFDVSGVHQGMTMPKNIEIIGYFSVNPNNLGLLLFQLFFKNIFHTTSWTFFQFITMVLVDLSALFNLLSISIIDKSKLALGMYIHSLWLIAFPAIIVPYTDTWVIQFVAIYIFCYCAIAYTDWNKFIKIFLVIILGICVSAAYFIKPSAIIPAIAIVIIEINQLLKTEHKNWLWLLILAFAFAGSLSTSYYQINKIIKNQTYIQVNSFRAKPMIHFINMGLSNSGGYNAKDSFKMVTLIHKKDRINYSVKSIHKRLHKMGPVGYLAFLVKKQGNNTSDGTFAWLRDGDFVPMKHSPAKHGFKGKVQNFFYLYGNNVGDFRFLTQIWWCIWLGGIFFAWKDNRKITQAMRLSIIGGFIFLLIFEGGRSRYLIQFLPAFLILLTFNFEISLKQLKSFFIWK, encoded by the coding sequence TTGCAAAAATTATTTACATTTAACAATCAGTTCATAAAATGGCTATTCTACTTACTATTCACTATGACCTTTATCTTTGCATTAACGTCCTCCAATTTAATCTTAGGAGATAATAAGGTTACCAAAATTGGAACAACCGGGTTTACAACGATAATTTTATTCATATTTGCTCTAATTGGTTTAGTTCTTTATCTAAGTCCTAAATCCAGAAAATTCGTTCATCTCATTTTTATAGATAAAAGTAAGATCACTTCTGCTCTTTGCTTAGTAATTGCCGTGATTACTCAAATTTGTTTTATCCTGTTAGTCCATTCAGGAATTGGCTTCGACGTCAGTGGCGTTCATCAAGGAATGACGATGCCTAAAAATATTGAAATAATCGGGTACTTTAGTGTCAATCCTAATAATTTGGGACTTCTTCTCTTCCAACTTTTCTTCAAAAATATATTTCATACAACATCTTGGACCTTTTTTCAATTTATAACGATGGTCTTGGTAGATTTATCAGCACTATTCAATCTTTTAAGTATTTCTATTATTGATAAATCAAAATTGGCCTTAGGAATGTATATTCATTCTCTTTGGTTGATCGCTTTTCCCGCTATTATCGTCCCTTATACTGATACTTGGGTAATACAATTTGTTGCTATTTATATCTTCTGTTACTGTGCGATTGCATATACGGACTGGAATAAATTTATAAAAATATTTTTGGTAATAATATTAGGGATTTGTGTCAGCGCTGCCTACTTTATTAAACCTTCAGCCATCATCCCCGCCATTGCCATCGTAATTATCGAAATTAATCAATTGTTAAAAACAGAACATAAAAATTGGCTTTGGCTATTGATATTAGCATTTGCTTTTGCAGGTAGTCTTAGTACTAGCTATTATCAGATTAATAAAATTATTAAAAATCAAACATATATTCAGGTCAATAGTTTCCGTGCTAAGCCAATGATCCATTTCATTAATATGGGCTTATCTAATAGTGGGGGCTATAATGCTAAAGACTCTTTTAAAATGGTCACTCTAATTCATAAGAAAGACCGAATCAATTATTCTGTAAAATCAATCCACAAAAGATTACATAAGATGGGACCTGTCGGTTATTTAGCTTTTTTAGTAAAGAAACAAGGAAACAATACTTCTGACGGTACTTTTGCTTGGCTAAGGGATGGCGACTTTGTACCCATGAAGCACTCGCCTGCTAAGCATGGATTCAAAGGTAAAGTACAAAACTTCTTCTACCTGTACGGTAATAATGTGGGCGACTTTCGTTTCTTAACTCAGATTTGGTGGTGTATTTGGCTAGGTGGTATTTTCTTTGCTTGGAAAGATAATCGTAAGATTACTCAAGCAATGCGTCTTTCAATCATCGGTGGATTCATTTTCTTACTAATTTTTGAAGGTGGTCGCAGTCGTTATTTAATTCAATTTCTGCCTGCATTTTTAATTTTACTAACCTTTAATTTTGAAATATCACTCAAACAACTTAAGTCGTTTTTTATTTGGAAATAA
- a CDS encoding FtsX-like permease family protein: MFLAIKEIMHNKMRYLLVVFTVFLISYMVFFLTSLAVGLARGNKTAIEQWNAESVVVSSYSNKSLTVSNIAQPQYQGKLSKDVVPLGQMTVVSKLKGSDKKINTNIFGVNWKSFISPKLISGRMPKNDREVIADSKLENDKIKLNSKIKINGSEDFYKVVGLTQDNSFFTVPIIFTNLDTFRTLKYGSADTKNISALVIRDKTKIKKSGLSQITIPDLINHIPGYTAQINVFAFMIGAMIIITFLIIGIFMYIITIQKISLYGVMRAQGIRTIRIVAALFYQIFILTVIGSGLALLAIAATQLILPKTVPFYSNWPAYGLLTGAIVIMALLGGTLSMRKVLKIDPLSAIEGG; the protein is encoded by the coding sequence ATGTTTTTAGCAATTAAGGAAATAATGCATAACAAAATGAGATATCTTTTGGTTGTTTTCACAGTTTTTCTGATCAGTTATATGGTATTTTTCTTAACCAGTTTAGCCGTGGGTCTAGCTCGGGGGAATAAAACGGCAATTGAGCAGTGGAACGCTGAATCAGTCGTGGTTTCTAGTTACTCGAATAAGAGTTTGACAGTCTCTAATATTGCTCAACCACAATATCAAGGTAAGTTGAGTAAGGATGTTGTACCTTTGGGCCAAATGACGGTAGTTAGTAAGCTTAAGGGATCTGATAAGAAAATTAATACTAATATTTTTGGTGTTAATTGGAAGAGTTTCATCAGTCCTAAGTTAATCTCTGGAAGAATGCCTAAAAACGATCGGGAAGTTATTGCCGATTCGAAACTGGAAAATGACAAAATCAAGTTAAATTCTAAGATTAAGATTAATGGTAGTGAAGATTTTTATAAAGTGGTCGGTTTAACTCAAGATAATAGTTTCTTTACGGTTCCGATTATCTTTACGAATCTAGATACCTTCAGGACTTTGAAGTATGGGTCTGCTGATACGAAAAATATTAGTGCTCTAGTTATTCGTGATAAGACAAAGATTAAAAAATCTGGATTATCACAAATAACTATTCCTGATTTAATCAATCATATTCCAGGATATACAGCCCAGATTAATGTCTTTGCCTTTATGATTGGAGCAATGATCATTATTACGTTCCTGATTATTGGGATTTTCATGTATATTATTACAATTCAAAAAATCAGTCTGTATGGCGTGATGCGAGCACAAGGTATTCGGACGATTCGGATTGTTGCAGCACTGTTTTATCAAATCTTTATTCTTACAGTTATTGGTTCTGGTTTAGCATTGTTAGCTATTGCAGCAACTCAATTAATCTTACCGAAGACGGTACCATTTTATAGTAATTGGCCAGCTTATGGTCTCTTGACTGGTGCAATTGTCATTATGGCATTGCTAGGTGGGACGTTATCAATGCGCAAAGTTCTAAAAATTGATCCATTATCAGCTATCGAAGGAGGTTAG
- a CDS encoding TetR/AcrR family transcriptional regulator: MTVRTLSKEKIILAAIKIINTQETLTFTKLSRLLGTRAQAIYNYYPDVTALKVAIADHFYDRLTQRLQADLMGLSGKEALKAFAHVSVQFSLSHFLVTQQILSIPTKKTHDKDLDSRFLVVDHILNDLLEPLIKDSKYQLIISRMLKNLIVGEIIHVGNDRFSNQKILSRDSFDKMLDITLFSL; this comes from the coding sequence TTGACTGTACGTACATTGTCGAAAGAAAAAATTATTTTGGCTGCAATAAAAATAATAAATACTCAAGAAACATTGACCTTCACTAAATTAAGTAGACTCTTAGGGACGCGTGCTCAAGCAATTTATAATTACTATCCCGATGTGACAGCTTTAAAAGTTGCCATTGCTGACCATTTCTATGATCGATTGACTCAGAGATTACAAGCTGATTTAATGGGCCTTTCAGGTAAAGAGGCCTTAAAAGCTTTTGCTCACGTCAGTGTCCAGTTTTCATTAAGTCATTTCTTGGTAACGCAACAGATTTTGAGTATTCCAACAAAGAAAACTCATGACAAAGATTTAGATAGCAGATTTTTAGTAGTTGATCACATTTTGAATGATTTATTAGAGCCTTTAATAAAAGATTCAAAATATCAATTAATTATTTCAAGAATGTTGAAAAATTTAATTGTTGGTGAAATTATTCATGTGGGAAATGATCGCTTTAGCAATCAGAAAATATTGTCGCGTGATAGCTTTGATAAAATGTTAGATATAACTCTGTTTTCCCTGTAA
- a CDS encoding type II toxin-antitoxin system HicA family toxin: MAMKPQKIVKILRQHGFVKKSQNGSHLKMYNPVTNVTLPVPIHHDKELEHGIESKILKQAGIKVTDI, translated from the coding sequence ATGGCGATGAAACCCCAAAAGATTGTTAAAATATTACGACAACATGGTTTTGTAAAGAAGTCACAGAATGGATCGCATTTGAAGATGTATAATCCCGTAACGAATGTAACGCTGCCAGTTCCGATTCATCATGATAAGGAATTAGAACATGGTATCGAAAGTAAAATTTTAAAACAAGCGGGAATCAAAGTTACCGATATATGA
- a CDS encoding glutathione peroxidase yields the protein METIYKFQETEMNGGIINFRDYQGKVLLVVNTASKCGLAPQLEAIEALYNKYHNQDFEVLGLPSNQFHQELGSDEETSDFCQMHYGVTFPMTRKVVVNGLDEDPLFTYLKDQSGNGRIKWNFTKFLIGKDGKLIKRFAPVTKPEKMENYIIDAVKK from the coding sequence ATGGAAACAATTTACAAATTTCAAGAGACTGAAATGAATGGTGGCATAATTAACTTTAGAGATTATCAAGGTAAAGTTCTATTGGTAGTCAATACGGCTAGTAAATGTGGATTGGCGCCGCAATTGGAAGCAATTGAAGCGTTATACAATAAGTATCATAATCAAGATTTCGAAGTCTTAGGATTACCGTCTAATCAATTTCACCAAGAATTGGGCAGCGATGAGGAAACAAGTGATTTTTGTCAGATGCATTACGGCGTTACGTTCCCTATGACGAGGAAAGTGGTCGTCAATGGATTGGACGAAGATCCACTGTTTACGTATTTAAAAGACCAATCTGGTAATGGTCGTATTAAATGGAACTTCACTAAGTTTCTAATTGGTAAAGATGGTAAATTGATTAAGCGTTTTGCCCCCGTTACAAAGCCAGAAAAAATGGAAAATTATATAATTGATGCAGTAAAAAAGTAG
- a CDS encoding MFS transporter, whose translation MKSEHNILTLFATSFMSFMQLLDASIVNVAIPSLTKDLNVPMNRAEWIVSVYLIMICMLLLFWGRMADQIGYIKIFQMGTIFFTIGSLICALSPSLSILLFGRIVQGIGASMSMATNIGIIAMIFPMSQRGRAYGINSIIAQLGNISGPGLGGLILGVLSWHWIFIINIPIGIIVYIYGRFMFPKEHRRVKTISYDWTGLITYSIAIATFFVGIFMGQDVGFLNKVVLLTFAVSVVFWLLFFYVEEHIKSPLIDLKIFKIPRLTLSLVSALIVFSVGYYANVIMPFYLTDFRSLSTSLTGLIMMAIPFANVIAAPIAGYFTDKYNAASVSIFNLFIYAIPIIFLIWVSGNDNLILFTFMLLFLGIGNGGFQNNPMIMGYAPQKYQGIAGSLAALFRNLGMGIGVSIATTSLYYGMSVKAGKNIADYPSKHPNWFLSGMHFAYMTALVLLLIAIVLVYMIHRIDKKENN comes from the coding sequence ATGAAAAGTGAGCACAATATTTTAACGCTCTTTGCGACGAGCTTCATGTCGTTCATGCAATTGCTAGACGCTAGTATTGTCAATGTGGCAATTCCTAGTTTAACAAAAGATTTAAACGTACCGATGAATCGGGCTGAATGGATTGTGTCGGTCTACTTGATTATGATCTGTATGTTGTTACTATTCTGGGGAAGAATGGCGGATCAAATTGGGTATATTAAAATTTTTCAAATGGGAACAATATTTTTCACGATTGGTTCTTTGATCTGTGCCTTGAGTCCGTCTTTATCAATTCTATTATTCGGGCGAATCGTTCAAGGTATCGGTGCCAGTATGAGCATGGCGACTAATATTGGGATTATTGCAATGATTTTTCCCATGAGTCAACGTGGTCGAGCCTATGGTATCAACAGTATCATCGCACAACTAGGTAATATCTCAGGACCTGGTCTGGGTGGATTGATCCTTGGGGTTTTGTCGTGGCATTGGATATTTATTATTAATATTCCTATTGGAATTATTGTTTATATTTATGGAAGATTCATGTTTCCAAAGGAACATCGTCGGGTTAAGACCATTTCTTATGATTGGACAGGCTTAATCACTTATTCGATAGCTATCGCCACATTTTTTGTGGGGATATTTATGGGACAGGATGTCGGCTTTTTGAATAAAGTGGTTCTATTAACTTTCGCTGTCAGTGTGGTCTTTTGGTTATTATTCTTCTATGTGGAAGAACATATCAAATCGCCATTAATAGATTTGAAAATTTTCAAGATTCCACGTTTAACGTTGAGTCTAGTCAGTGCATTGATTGTCTTTTCAGTTGGTTATTATGCCAACGTTATAATGCCGTTTTATCTAACAGATTTTCGTTCGTTAAGCACCTCTTTAACAGGACTTATCATGATGGCGATTCCTTTTGCTAATGTTATCGCCGCACCGATTGCTGGTTATTTTACGGATAAATATAACGCCGCTAGTGTGTCGATATTTAATCTCTTTATTTATGCAATTCCAATTATTTTCCTGATTTGGGTTTCTGGGAATGATAATTTAATTCTATTTACGTTTATGTTGCTCTTCTTGGGTATCGGAAATGGTGGTTTCCAAAATAATCCGATGATTATGGGGTATGCACCACAAAAATATCAAGGAATTGCTGGTAGTTTAGCGGCATTATTTAGGAATCTCGGTATGGGGATCGGTGTCAGTATAGCGACAACTAGTTTGTACTACGGAATGAGTGTCAAAGCTGGAAAGAATATCGCCGATTATCCAAGTAAACATCCCAATTGGTTTTTGAGTGGAATGCACTTTGCCTATATGACAGCACTGGTTTTGTTATTGATCGCAATAGTTTTGGTCTATATGATTCATCGAATTGATAAAAAGGAAAATAATTAA